The Papio anubis isolate 15944 chromosome 1, Panubis1.0, whole genome shotgun sequence genome window below encodes:
- the KLHDC7A gene encoding kelch domain-containing protein 7A codes for MFPRGAEAQDWHLDMQLTGKVVLSAAALLLVTVAYRLYKSRPAPAQRWGGNAQAEAKEEAEGSGQPAAQEASPGALQRGPRRRRSSKGSEAPQGCSWENPRGPCVLVTGATSTDRKPQRKGSGEELGGQGSDSEQGPPSCRGQEARTAVGGNPDPPHLPRLGSEPHSTPAGLIAAADGTCAGGEPAPWQDGKRPEPPGLGQLEPPHCHHVAPLQGSRDMNQSWVFTRVIGVSREEPGALQAASDVGLTLHQQEGAPNASYTFSSIARVRMEENFIQKVEGVEPRLKGKVYDYYVESTSQAIFQGRLAPRTAALTEVPSPRPPPGSLGTGAASGGQAGDTKGAAGRAASPQPGPSPSNRGFSRKESLLQIAENPELQLQPDGFRLPAPPCPDPGALPDSDRSSRESHVHLVAGTNFFHVPLTPASAPQVRLDLGNCYEVLTLAKRHNLEALKEAAYKVMSENYLQVLRSPDIYGCLSGAERELILQRRLQGRQYLVVADVCPKEDSGGLCCYDDEQDVWRPLARLPPEAVSRGCAICSLFNYLFVVSGCQGPGHQPSSRVFCYNPLTGIWSEVCPLNQARPHCRLVALDGHLYAIGGECLNSVERYDPRLDRWDFVPPLPSDTFALAHTATACAKEIFVTGGSLRFLLLRFSAQEQRWWACPTGGSKDRTAEMVAVNGFLYRFDLNRSLGIAVYRCSASTRLWYECATYRTPYPDAFQCTVVDNLIYCVGRRSTLCFLADSVSPRFVPKELQSFPAPQGTLLPTVLTLPTPDLPQTRV; via the coding sequence ATGTTCCCCAGAGGAGCAGAGGCCCAGGACTGGCATTTGGACATGCAGCTGACGGGCAAGGTGGTGCTGTCGGCTGCTGCCCTACTCCTGGTGACTGTGGCCTACAGGCTGTACAAGTCAAGGCCTGCCCCAGCCCAGAGGTGGGGTGGGAATGCCCAGGCGGAAGCCAAGGAGGAAGCAGAGGGCTCAGGGCAGCCTGCTGCACAGGAGGCTTCTCCCGGGGCTCTGCAGAGGGGGCCAAGACGCCGGAGGAGCAGCAAGGGGTCTGAAGCACCACAGGGCTGCAGCTGGGAGAATCCAAGAGGCCCCTGTGTCCTGGTCACCGGGGCCACTTCCACAGACAGGAAGCCCCAGAGAAAAGGCTCAGGTGAGGAGCTGGGCGGGCAGGGCTCGGACTCTGAGCAGGGGCCTCCTAGCTGCCGCGGCCAGGAAGCCAGAACAGCTGTTGGCGGTAACCCTGACCCTCCCCATCTCCCCCGCTTGGGCAGTGAACCGCACAGCACCCCAGCTGGACTCATTGCAGCAGCCGACGGCACCTGTGCCGGTGGTGAGCCTGCTCCATGGCAGGACGGCAAACGCCCTGAGCCTCCAGGGCTGGGGCAACTGGAACCTCCCCACTGTCACCACGTGGCTCCCTTGCAAGGCAGCAGAGACATGAACCAGAGCTGGGTCTTCACCCGTGTGATAGGGGTCAGCAGAGAAGAGCCTGGGGCTCTCCAGGCTGCCTCCGATGTTGGCCTGACCCTTCATCAGCAGGAGGGAGCCCCCAACGCCTCCTATACCTTCTCGTCCATAGCCCGGGTGCGAATGGAGGAGAATTTCATACAGAAGGTGGAGGGGGTTGAGCCCAGGCTCAAAGGCAAGGTGTACGATTACTACGTGGAATCTACGTCTCAGGCCATCTTCCAGGGCAGGCTGGCTCCCAGGACAGCAGCCCTGACTGAGGTTCCATCTCCTAGGCCACCGCCAGGGTCCCTGGGAACAGGGGCAGCCTCGGGAGGCCAAGCCGGTGACACAAAGGGTGCAGCCGGAAGAGCCGCCTCCCCACAGCCAGGGCCGTCGCCCTCCAACCGAGGTTTTAGCCGGAAGGAGAGCCTCCTGCAGATAGCGGAGAACCCAGAGTTGCAGCTGCAGCCAGATGGCTTCCGGCTCCCCGCTCCACCCTGCCCAGACCCGGGCGCCCTGCCGGACTCAGACAGAAGCAGCCGGGAGTCCCATGTGCACCTGGTGGCCGGGACTAATTTCTTCCATGTACCGCTCACCCCTGCTTCAGCCCCACAGGTCCGCCTGGATCTGGGCAATTGCTATGAGGTGCTGACCTTGGCCAAGAGGCACAACCTGGAGGCCCTGAAGGAGGCGGCCTACAAGGTGATGAGCGAAAACTACCTCCAGGTGCTGCGCAGCCCGGACATCTACGGGTGCCTGAGCGGGGCAGAGCGCGAGCTGATCTTGCAGCGCCGGCTCCAGGGCCGCCAGTACCTGGTGGTGGCTGACGTGTGCCCCAAGGAAGACTCGGGCGGCCTCTGTTGCTATGACGATGAGCAGGATGTCTGGCGCCCGCTGGCTCGCCTGCCCCCCGAGGCCGTGTCCCGGGGCTGTGCCATCTGCAGTCTTTTCAATTATCTCTTCGTGGTGTCCGGCTGCCAGGGCCCCGGGCACCAGCCCTCCAGCCGCGTCTTCTGCTACAACCCGCTTACGGGGATCTGGAGCGAGGTGTGCCCGCTGAACCAGGCCCGGCCGCACTGCCGGTTGGTGGCCCTGGACGGGCACCTGTACGCCATCGGCGGAGAGTGTCTGAACTCGGTGGAGCGTTATGACCCCCGCCTGGACCGCTGGGACTTTGTCCCGCCGCTCCCCAGTGACACGTTCGCCCTGGCGCACACGGCCACGGCGTGTGCCAAGGAGATCTTCGTCACCGGCGGCTCGCTGCGCTTCCTGCTGCTCCGTTTCTCGGCGCAGGAGCAGCGATGGTGGGCCTGCCCCACCGGGGGCAGCAAGGACCGCACGGCCGAGATGGTGGCGGTCAATGGCTTTCTCTACCGCTTTGACCTCAACCGCAGCTTGGGTATCGCCGTGTACCGCTGCAGCGCCAGCACCCGGCTCTGGTACGAGTGTGCCACGTACCGGACACCTTACCCGGATGCCTTCCAGTGCACGGTGGTGGACAACCTCATCTACTGCGTGGGACGCCGGAGCACCCTCTGCTTCCtagcagactctgtctcacccAGGTTTGTGCCCAAGGAGCTACAGAGCTTCCCGGCCCCGCAGGGCACCCTCCTCCCCACTGTCCTGACCTTGCCCACCCCCGATTTGCCTCAGACCAGGGTCTAG